A window of the Vigna angularis cultivar LongXiaoDou No.4 chromosome 3, ASM1680809v1, whole genome shotgun sequence genome harbors these coding sequences:
- the LOC128195948 gene encoding uncharacterized protein LOC128195948 isoform X2 — MDSISVPNPKPKQMFYLKWPWNETNPNSSPGPCKFEGPWPLKSLQNLGLIPFNFASSVSGWKKKTTLTQSEAEQRAFALALASAKEATLVEFYSAKCRLCNSLFKFVSEVETRNSHWLNIVMADAENPNWLPELLHYDVSYVPCFVLLDHNGKALAKTGVPSSRLHVIAGISHLLKMKRPQQK, encoded by the exons ATGGATTCGATTTCTGTTCCCAATCCTAAACCTAAACAAATGTTTTACCTGAAATGGCCATGGAATGAAACAAACCCTAATTCTAGTCCTGGTCCCTGCAAGTTTGAGGGTCCTTGGCCATTGAAATCTCTCCAAAACCTTGGTTTAATACCTTTCAATTTTGCGAGCTCTGTTTCAGGTTGGAAAAAGAAAACGACTCTCACACAGTCGGAGGCAGAACAGAGGGCATTTGCTTTGGCTCTGGCAAGCGCCAAGGAGGCGACTTTGGTGGAATTCTACTCAGCCAAGTGCAGGCTCTGTAATTCCCTGTTCAAATTTGTTTCCGAAGTCGAAACCCGGAACTCTCACTGGCTCAATATTGTCATGGCTGATGCTGAGAATCCCAATTGGCTACCTGAG CTCCTTCATTATGATGTTAGCTATGTTCCTTGTTTTGTGCTTCTCGACCACAATGGCAAGGCCCTGGCAAAGACAGGTGTCCCGAGCAGTCGTTTACACGTTATTGCAGGAATCTCCCATCTTCTCAAAATGAAGCGCCctcaacaaaaatga
- the LOC128195948 gene encoding uncharacterized protein LOC128195948 isoform X1 → MDSISVPNPKPKQMFYLKWPWNETNPNSSPGPCKFEGPWPLKSLQNLGLIPFNFASSVSGWKKKTTLTQSEAEQRAFALALASAKEATLVEFYSAKCRLCNSLFKFVSEVETRNSHWLNIVMADAENPNWLPEVSNGPFHKLKCSSFIMMLAMFLVLCFSTTMARPWQRQVSRAVVYTLLQESPIFSK, encoded by the exons ATGGATTCGATTTCTGTTCCCAATCCTAAACCTAAACAAATGTTTTACCTGAAATGGCCATGGAATGAAACAAACCCTAATTCTAGTCCTGGTCCCTGCAAGTTTGAGGGTCCTTGGCCATTGAAATCTCTCCAAAACCTTGGTTTAATACCTTTCAATTTTGCGAGCTCTGTTTCAGGTTGGAAAAAGAAAACGACTCTCACACAGTCGGAGGCAGAACAGAGGGCATTTGCTTTGGCTCTGGCAAGCGCCAAGGAGGCGACTTTGGTGGAATTCTACTCAGCCAAGTGCAGGCTCTGTAATTCCCTGTTCAAATTTGTTTCCGAAGTCGAAACCCGGAACTCTCACTGGCTCAATATTGTCATGGCTGATGCTGAGAATCCCAATTGGCTACCTGAGGTATCAAATGGACCTTTTCACAAACTAAAATGCAG CTCCTTCATTATGATGTTAGCTATGTTCCTTGTTTTGTGCTTCTCGACCACAATGGCAAGGCCCTGGCAAAGACAGGTGTCCCGAGCAGTCGTTTACACGTTATTGCAGGAATCTCCCATCTTCTCAAAATGA
- the LOC108325336 gene encoding DNA-directed RNA polymerase V subunit 7, translated as MFLKVQLSWNVIIAPENLQPQGLMLQRAIIIRLLGDFAMKKATKDLGYFLAVTTLEKIGEGKVRQHGDVLFPVVFNAITFKIFNGEILEGVVHKVLKHGVFMRCGPIENVYLSHLKMPDYEYVPGENACFMNDKLSKIGKDVTLRFSVIGTKWMEADRDFQALVSLEGDYLGPVSTLDI; from the coding sequence ATGTTTCTCAAAGTTCAGCTGTCTTGGAATGTCATCATTGCTCCAGAAAATCTGCAACCACAAGGTCTGATGCTTCAGAGGGCAATCATCATCCGCCTGCTAGGTGACTTTGCTATGAAGAAAGCAACCAAAGATTTGGGATACTTTCTTGCTGTGACCACACTGGAGAAAATAGGGGAAGGAAAGGTCAGACAGCATGGGGATGTGCTCTTCCCTGTTGTTTTTAATGCCATTACCTTCAAGATTTTCAATGGAGAGATATTGGAGGGTGTTGTCCACAAGGTTCTAAAGCATGGAGTTTTCATGAGATGTGGTCCAATTGAGAATGTCTATCTCTCACATTTGAAGATGCCTGATTACGAATATGTTCCTGGTGAAAATGCTTGCTTCATGAATGACAAATTGTCAAAAATTGGAAAAGATGTCACACTTCGCTTTTCAGTGATAGGTACTAAGTGGATGGAAGCAGATAGGGACTTTCAAGCATTGGTCAGTTTGGAAGGAGATTATCTGGGACCAGTCTCCACTCTCGATATATAG
- the LOC108324979 gene encoding protein SIEVE ELEMENT OCCLUSION B → MALSNGTSTTALIPQSGTASIQHRASLPNPFDLTDDQILDIVYLAHLNDDEICDTDKLYSLVSNIVLRSQSLISASSSKPEFVTLKLISCQMISTRAAAHCVHQTTMWILQHLKCYSWDAKALIAIAALSLEYGSFVHLSQFQTNDVLGNSLRQLNQVQSRNVSAVAELVTYIVTAFQQIKEWARYAADGYDPEDVPDLTEAFQAILVVVYWTIAAAVASTGNLVGVSSYKLSEYKFRLSVAVEKLTTHLGNCSVQIGNVRDYVIIRNIYDRPKDIVDFLKALIYPQKKGSENPKIFQGSNLVTKGIEVFRQKHVLLFISGLDSVEDEISLLNSMYDRLQEDPKEAKGFKKEEFKILWIPIVEEWNEGSREQFKALKSGIKLYVVEYLYELPGLKIIKDRERLNFDIQPIAPLLSPRGTIMNENALEVIFEWGIEAFPFRKIDGEELTLKWKWLWDLILKATPGLQVKENRYIFIYGGSNSAWIQNFTHELSRIKMNESIQRADIIIEYYQLGKGKSEPNNSVPSFWIGVERKKQNKKHQEAVDCEIQKIVKCLFCLKRDPQGWAILSKGHNIKHLCHGQAVYQTVAEFQNWKGKVFEREGFDIAFKEYYDAKEKEISAIQPCEDYTSTSSVIATITCPNPTCGRVMEVSSVNYKCCHRDDALNC, encoded by the exons ATGGCATTGTCTAATGGAACTTCAACTACCGCTTTGATTCCTCAAAGTGGTACAGCTTCCATCCAACATCGTGCCTCTTTGCCCAATCCATTTGATCTTACTGACGATCAGATCCTAGACATTGTTTATCTAGCCCACCTCAATGACGATGAAATTTGCGACACAGATAAACTTTACAGCCTTGTCTCCAACATTGTCCTTCGG AGCCAATCTCTGATTTCCGCAAGCAGTTCCAAACCAGAATTCGTTACACTGAAGCTGATTTCTTGCCAG ATGATATCCACACGTGCTGCTGCGCACTGCGTACACCAGACAACAATGTGGATACTTCAACATCTGAAATGCTACTCCTGGGATGCGAAAGCGTTGATAGCAATAGCTGCTCTGTCTTTGGAGTACGGGAGTTTCGTGCACCTTTCTCAGTTTCAAACAAACGATGTGCTTGGAAACTCGTTGAGGCAGCTGAATCAAGTTCAGAGCAGGAATGTGTCTGCTGTTGCCGAACTTGTCACGTACATAGTGACAGCGTTTCAGCAAATCAAAGAGTGGGCAAGGTATGCTGCTGATGGTTATGATCCAGAGGACGTGCCTGACTTGACAGAAGCCTTTCAGGCCATCCTTGTTGTTGTATACTGGACAATTGCTGCCGCTGTTGCTTCCACTGGCAACCTTGTCGGTGTATC GAGCTATAAGTTATCAGAATACAAATTCAGGCTTTCCGTTGCTGTTGAGAAATTGACAACGCATCTTGGAAATTGCAGTGTGCAAATAG GCAATGTACGAGATTACGTTATCATCAGGAACATCTATGACAGGCCTAAAGATATTGTAGACTTTTTGAAGGCTCTGATCTACCCTCAAAAAAAGGGGTCCGAGAATCCCAAGATATTTCAAGGGAGCAACCTAGTTACAAAG GGCATTGAAGTGTTCAGGCAGAAACACGTGTTGCTCTTCATCTCGGGTCTGGACAGCGTTGAAGATGAAATTTCGCTTTTGAATTCAATGTACGACAGACTGCAAGAGGATCCAAAAGAAGCAAAAggttttaagaaagaagaatttAAGATTTTGTGGATCCCCATTGTGGAGGAGTGGAACGAGGGCAGTAGGGAACAGTTCAAAGCTTTGAAGAGTGGCATCAAACTTTACGTGGTGGAATACTTGTACGAGTTACCAGGGTTGAAGATAATAAAGGACAGAGAAAGGTTGAATTTTGATATTCAGCCAATTGCCCCGTTGTTGAGCCCCAGAGGTACCATAATGAATGAAAACGCCCTGGAAGTGATATTTGAATGGGGGATAGAAGCCTTCCCTTTCAGGAAAATTGATGGTGAAGAACTCACTCTAAAATGGAAGTGGCTTTGGGATTTAATCTTAAAAGCAACACCGGGACTGCAG GTGAAGGAGAACAGATACATCTTTATCTATGGAGGTAGCAACAGTGCATGGATCCAAAACTTCACACACGAACTATCTAGGATAAAAATGAACGAGAGTATCCAGCGTGCGGATATCATAATAGAGTACTATCAACTGGGGAAGGGGAAGAGTGAACCGAACAACAGTGTTCCGAGTTTCTGGATTGGCGTGGAAAGGAAGAAGCAGAACAAGAAACACCAAGAGGCCGTGGACTGCGAGATTCAAAAAATTGTGAAGTGCTTATTCTGCCTGAAACGAGACCCACAGGGATGGGCCATTCTGAGCAAAGGGCATAACATTAAGCACCTTTGCCATGGGCAGGCTGTATACCAGACCGTGGCGGAGTTTCAAAACTGGAAAGGTAAAGTGTTTGAGAGAGAAGGATTTGACATTGCCTTCAAGGAGTACTACGACGCCAAGGAAAAAGAGATATCTGCCATTCAACCATGCGAGGACTACACTTCAACTTCAAGTGTCATAGCTACCATCACATGCCCCAACCCCACCTGTGGCCGAGTCATGGAGGTCTCTTCTGTTAACTACAAGTGCTGCCATCGTGATGATGCTTTGAATTGTTAA